In Halolamina litorea, the genomic window CAGCAACACCAGCAGGCCGAACGCTCCCGCGCCGATCATCGCTGTCGGCGACGCGCCGGTGCGGCGCTCGAACGACTTGAGCCCGAGCAGCGCCGCCTTCGGCGGCACCACCACGAGGAACACGCCAACCAACACCAGCACGGTCAGCACCGCGAAGCCGAACACGTAGGCCGAAACCATGGGACAGCGGTGCTGTGGGGTCCCTGTTAACTGTTCCCAAATCCTTCCGCTGAACCGCCGCGTTCAAGCCCGCGAGGCCCCACTACGAGGCTATGCAACGGAGGGGAGCGCGGTGAGCGCGGGGCGACGCGGGAACAGCGGCCGCTCGCTGACGCTACCGGCGATATTCGTCCTCATCATCGGCGCCTCGGGCGCGCTGGTCTCGATACAGGCCGGCGCCAGCCTGCAGTTCGCGCTGGCGGCGGGGGTGGCCGGGCTCGTCCTCGGCGTCATCGTGACGTGGTTCGTCGTCCGGAACCTGCGGGCGGTGATGCCGGACACGCCGGACCTCTCGGACCGGGAGTGGTAGCTACTCGATCCGGGCCAGCCAGCGGCTCGGGTCGTCGAGTTCGTCGTCGCTCGGGAGGTTCCCCGGCTCGTCCCACACTTTCGCGGCCGTTTCCAGCCCCGCCGTGTCGGCGACGGCGTTGAAGAACTCCGCACCGCGCTCGTACTGGCGGCGCTTCAGCCCCAGCCCGAGGAGCCGCCGGACCAGTCGGTCCACGGGGCCGTTACCGCCCCGGCGGGCGTCGATCTTCCGGCGCAGGTCGTCGTACTCCTCGTCGAAGGCCCGATCCATCAGCAGTTCGGCGTAGCCCTCGACGGCGGTCATCGCGGCGTCGAGTTCGGAGAACGCCTCGCGGTTCAGCCCGCCCGCGGAGAGTTCGGTGATGGTGTTGCGCATCCGGGACTCCAGATACTCGGGGAGCCAGTCGGCGGCGCCGAACTCCGCGGCGTGGGTCACCTCGTGGAACGCGATCCAGCGCCGGAAGCGTGGGAACTCGACGTTCAGTTCCTTGGCGGTGCGCTCGATGTTCGGGTGGACGAAGTAGAGTTCGTGGTCGGGGCCGCCGTCCGCTTCAGCGAGCAACAGCGGGTCGTACTGCCCGAGGACGTTTCGGGCGAGGAACGCGAGCGAGAACGACATCGAGCCGGTGTTGATCACGCGGGAGGCGCCGGGTAGCAGCGGCTGCCCTACCTCCTCGGCCATCGGCGCGATCAGGCGCTGGAACGTATCGACGTTGGCGTCGATCCAGTGGTGACGGTTCTGCAGCGCGATCGTCTCGGGGACGTCGAACTCGACGCCGCCGACCTCGCGGATGCGGTCACGCGCGTCGCGCACGTCTGCGGCGTACCCCTCGCGGTCGGCCGGAGAGAGGTCGAGCGAGCCCGGCTCGGTCGCCGACTTCGCGGCCTCGGAGACGGCCGCCCAGTCGACGACGCCGTCACCGGAGGCGCCGGCGACGGCCCCGACGCTGCGGAAGAGATCCATACCGGTCCTGGGCGGGCGCCGGGCAAAAGCTTCCCCCCTACTCCTCGACGACGATTTCCTCGCTCCCGCCCAACAGCTTCCGGGCGACGAGGGCGAGCACGAGCAGGACACCGACCATCACCGCGATGGCCGCGCCGGGCACCCCGCCGGTCTCCTCGTCGGGGCTGGTGATCTCGATGGGAACGGCGTCCTCGCCCTCCACCTCGTCTTCGATGTCGTCGAGCGCGTCGAGCCCTTCCGGCTCGACCCCCGCGAGGAGCTTCCGGACCGCGTAGGCCAGCCCCGCGAGCACGCCGAGGCCGAGGAGTGGCCCGAGGACGCTGGGGCCGGACCCGCCCGACGTGTCGCTCTCGGGGGCTGACTCGGGCGCCGCCGCGGTCCTCTCGGCCACGTCGGCGTCCTCGCCGTCGCCGGTCTCGAGGCTGCTCGGGCCGAGTTGGAAGCCGTCGTGGAAGTGGAACTCGAAGAACGTGAACTGTTTGTCGGACATACACGTTCGTTGGGACGCCGGGGAAATAGCCGTTGTGGGGCCACCACCGGACGGCGGCGCCGGGCCGACCGGCTGTCACGCTCTCCCATCGTCGGACTCATGGGCCCCGCCGTCGAGCACCGGACATGGACGAGAGTCAGCGGGCGTTCCTCGACGAACTACTCACGACACCCAGTCCCTCCGGCTTCGAGACGCGTGGCCAGCGCGTCTGGGTCGACTACGTTTCCGAGTTCGCCGACCGCGTCGAGACCGACGCCTACGGTAACGCCATCGCGGTCCACGAGGGCGACCCGACCGTGGACACCGAGTTCGCCGTCGGCGGCCACGCCGACGAGATCGGCTTCATCGTGCGGGACATCGTCGACGACGGCTTCCTCCGCATCGCCCGCGTCGGCGGCTCTGACCGCACCGTCTCGAAGGGCCAGCACGTCACGGTTCACAGCGACGACGGGCCCGTGCAGGGCGTCATCGGCCAGACCGCGATCCACCTCCGAAACGGCGACGACGAGTACGAGGACATCGCCGAGCAGTTCGTCGACGTGGGCGCCGAGGACGAGGAGGACGCCGAGGACCTCGTCTCCATCGGCGACCCCGTGACGTTCTCATCGGGGATTCAGGAACTGGCCAACAGCCGCATCGCCGCCCGCGGGATGGACAACCGCGTCGGCACGTGGGTCGCCGCCGAGGCACTCCGCCGCGCGGCCGCGGCCGGCGCCGACGCGACCGTCTACGCCGTCTCGACGGTGCAGGAGGAGGTCGGTCTGAAGGGGGCCCAGATGGTGGGCTTCGACGTCAACCCCGACGCCTACATCGCCGTCGACGTGACCCACGCGACGGACAACCCCGACGTGGCCGGGAGCAACCGCGGTCCCGTCGAACTCAGCGAGGGGCCGGTGGTGGGTCGGGGCAGCGCGAACCACCCGAACCTCGTCGAACTGGCTCGTGAGGCCGGCGACGCCGACGGCGTGGACTACCAGCTACAGGCCGCCGGCAGCCGCACGGGCACCGACGCCGACGGCGTGTTCACCCAGCGCGGCGGCGTGCCGTCGCTCAACATCGGGATCCCGAACCGCTACATGCACACGCCGGTCGAAGTGGTCGACACCGAGGACCTCGACGCCGTCGCCGACCTCTGTGCGGGCATCGCCGAGCGGGCGGCTGAGAACGCGCCGTTCGCGGTCGATATCTGACGCTCGGCGTCGTCCTTCGGCCCGCGGTGACACTCTTTGGCCCGCGGTGACACTCTTTAGCCCGCGGTGACACCCTTTAGCCCCCGGCGCCGACCGATGGGGGTCGATCAGGCTTCCGCGGCGTCGCTCTCGACACGCCTCGTGTACACGATAGCCGCGGCGCTGAGCAGACAGACGACTGCGGCGGCGGCACTCACGTAGCCGTCGCGGTCGGTGATGGTGGCGACGACGATGGCGGCGCTCCCGAGCGTGATGAGGCTCCCGAGGAGCAGTCGAACGTAGCTGTCCTGATCCATGCCCCCCGGTTGGGCACCGCCCGAAAGTAGTTTTCCCCGCTCAGTCCGCCCCCGGCCGCACGTCCCAGCCCCGGAGCAGCGCGGCACAGAACCCCCCGGTTGCGAGCCCGAACAGCAGCGTCAGCCCGCGGAAGACCACGACGGCGGCGGCGGCCACTGCGGCGGGAGCACCGGTCGTGAGTGCGAGCGCGCCGCCGAGCAACACGTCGTACGTCCCGAGGCTCGCCGGGACGGGGACGACCGTGGCGGCCTGCGGCAGCGGGACGACGACGACGATGGGCGCGAGCGCGACGGCGACGCCCAGGTCCGAGAGCAGCACCCAGAGGGCGGTCGCTACGACGGCCTGTTCGATGATGCCGCCGAGCGCGATCAGTCCCACCAGCGCCGGCGCGTCGCGGAACTCGGCGACCCGGACGCCGAACCGGCCGACGGCCTCGCGGACGAACCCGTCGTCGGGGTCGACGCCGGGAACGACCGCGCTGACCGCGCGGACGACGGGTTCGAGTACGGCGACGAGGAGTCGACTGAGCAGGCCGCCGCTGAGCCCGACGGCGACGCCGAGGACGAGGATGACGACGACCGCCGCACCCAGCGTGGTCAGGACCGTCGAAGACGACGCCTGGCCGCGCAACACGAGCAGGCCGAGACTCGCCGACAGCAACACCTGCCCGCCCGCCTTCACGTACTTGGCGACGCTGCGGACGCCGAGGGCCTCGCTGTAGCTCGTCTCGGTGGCGGTGCCGACGAACTGCGCCATGATCGGCTCCGAGCTGGCGGCGCCGGCCGGGCTCACGATGTCGAAGAAGTCCCCCGCGAGGGCGAACTGGACGCTCTCGCGGCCGGTCAGCCCCTCCCCGAGCGGTCGGACGGAGGCCCAGACGCCGATCCCGTCGACGACGCCCTCGACGACGACGAGCACGGCGACGGCGACGACGATCGCGGGAGCGAGCCCGCGGAGCGTCGACGCCACGTCGCCCACGCCGACGAACCAGAGGTAGGCGAGCACGCCCCCGATACCGAGAACCCCGCCGGCGAGCAGCCGGGCCCGATTTCGCATGCCGTCACCTCGTCGGCTGGCCGGCATGAAGCTGTGGATGTCGAACGACCTCGGGGCGAGACCGTTGGTACGGGCCGCGACCCGCCGTCCCGAGCTGTCCCGGACTCTCAAACGACGCCGGCGAGGGACCACGCGGCCGCCAGCGCGACGCCCGCCAGCGCGAGCGTCCCGAGCGCGTACGCGAGCGCGAGACCACGGGTGCCGGCGTCCCACAGCCGGACCGTCTCGACCGAGAACGAGGAGAACGTCGTGAACGCGCCACAGAGGCCGGTCCCGAAGAGGAGCAGGGCGTCCTCACCCGCGCCGGCGAAGGTAAGGACCCCAAGCGTGAACGTGCCGAGGGTGTTGACCGCCAGCGTCGGCACCGGGAACGGCGTGTCCCGATCGGCGAGCGCCTCGCCGACGGCGTAGCGCAGCGTCGCCCCGAGGGCGCCGCCGAGACCGACCAGGAGCGCGGGCGACTCGGGGATCACGCCGCCTCACCCCCCGAGTCGGGGCTCGAACCGCGCAAGCGTCGACCGACGCCGAGGCCGAGCGCCGCGGCGGCGAACCCTAACGCGTACGTCGCGAGGACGTTTCCGACCAACAGCGCCGGCGTGCCGGCCGTCGCCGACTCGACGGCGAACGTCGAGTAGGTCGTGAACGAGGAGAGGAAGCCGGTGGCGACGGCGAGCCGCGTCGCGGCCGGGAGCCGGTCGTTCGCGTCGACGGCGACGACGGCGCCGAGCGTGAACGCCCCGAGGACGTTCGCGGCGAGCGTGCCCGCCAGTGCCGGGAGGACGACGGCGACGCCCCAGCGCGAGAGCGCGCCCGCAGCGCCGCCGCCGGCGACGAGCGCGAGCGTTTTGGCACGGGGCGGCATCACCGGTGCTGGGTCCGTGGGCGCCAAACCGCTGTCGCTCCGGGCCGAGGCAGGAAAGAAACCGTTTTACGGTGCGCCGGGCACGTTTCGGGTATGGCTGGAACCATCGAAGTGCTCGTCGCGGGCGGCGAGGCCGACCCTGGCCCGCCGCTCGGCCCCGAGCTGGGTCCGACGCCCGTCGACGTGCAGGCGGTCGTACAGGAGATCAACGAGGAGACCGACGCGTTCGACGGCATGGAAGTGCCCGTCACCATCGAGTACGAGGACGACGGTTCGTTCTCCATCTCGGTCGGTGTGCCGCCGACGGCGGAGCTCATCAAGGACGAGGCCGGCTTCGACACCGGCTCCGGTGAGCCCCAGGAGAACTTCGTCGCGGACCTCACGATCGAGCAGCTGAAGAAGATCGCGGAGCAGAAGTCCTCGGACCTGCTCGCCTACGACACCAAGAACGCGGCCAAGGAGGTCGCCGGCACGTGTGTCACGCTCGGTGTCACCATCGAGGGCGAGGACGCTCGAACGTTCAAGGCCCGCATCGACGGCGGCGACTACGACGACACGTTCGCCGAGGCCTGAATCGGTCTTCTCTCTCCGTTTTCCCGCTTCCGTAGCGACGGCGCTGTCAGGCGGCCCACGCCCGCCAGCGTCTCCCGAGTTCCATCGCGATCGCCCCGAACCCGAACAGCAGGAACGCCCAGGTCAGCGGTTCGCTCGTCGCGCCGTCGATGTAGCCGTTCGTCCCCGCGAGTTCGGCGACGCCGGCGATGAACACGGCGGCGGCTGCCAGCGCGCGGAGCGGCGGCTCGTCAGTCTCCGAGAACTGTCGCACTGCGAATCCGAGGAACCCGACGCCGAGGGCGGCGACGAGTCCGATCCAAAGGAGGGCGCTGTCGACCATACCGCCCAGAAACCCGACAGATACCTAACTATTCCGCCGGGTCAGCGCTCCCGAGCCCACATGACGACCAGCGTCAGCGCCGCGAGTACCGAGAGCGCTGCCATCGCCGTCGCCCGGAGCGGCCGGAAGTAGCCCCCGATCTGCCCCAGCGTGAACACGCCGGCGAACGCGGCGGCCGCACCGGCGAGGGGCAACAACGGCCGCTCGCCCGTCGCGGCGAAGCGCCACGCGGCGACGCCGATCCCGGCGACCGTGACGACGACCAGCAGTCCGACCCCGACGACGACGCTCTCAACCATACCCCGATTCCGACCGCCCCCGGAATCACGGTTCCGGTCGCTACTCGCCGCCGGCGCTGCCGCCGAGGCGTTCGGTGAGCGCCTCGGAGACGTTGCTCAGGTGAGCGGTGCCCCAGAGGCCGACAACGATCCCGCCCAACGTGTCGAACAGCAGGTCCTTCATCGTGTCCTCGATCCCGTACTGCGTGAGGATCCCGGGGGTGCCCGTCGCCGCCGCGAGCAGGCCCAGCGCGAACTCGATGACCTCCCAGAACACGCCGAAGGCGACGGTAAACAGGAGGATGAACACGAACACGAACCGCTGTGGGAACGAGATGGCCTCAGTGTGTTCGTCGATGGCCCGGACGGTGACGTAGCCCACGCCGGCGACGATGCTCGCCGAGAACGTGTGGGTCATGTGGTCCCACCACCAGATCGTCCGGTAGGGGTTCAGCACGTCGCCCGGCAGCCCGAGCGTCCCGAACGCGTGGAAGAACACCGCGAGGGTGATCCAGAGCACCAGCGCGGGGTCCATCGGGATGTCGTAGTCCCGCTCCAGTATCGCGGGGATGTAGGTGACGACGAAGCCGATCCCGGCGTTGATCATCACGCCGGGGCTCCCCTCGTAGAAGCCGACGGTGATCATGCCGAACAGCGCGTACTGCATCGCGCTGGTGATCAGGCGCTGTTGCTGGTCGCTGAAACCGATCAGGTCACGGACTCTCACGCGCCCTCACCCCCTTCGACCCGGGGCGTCCCCTTGGGGCCGCTGCCGTTGCGCCGCCGGAAGTAGTAGGTGAACAGCACCGCCGAGAGCACGCCGGCGAGCGTGGCGGCGACGAAGTCCCACATCAGCGCCTCCTCGGCGTGTGGGCGGTCGAGGAAGCCCGTGCCGAGGTAGATGTCCGAGAGCCACTGGGCGACCGCCCAGATGCCGGCGGCCGCGGTGGTGGTGATGACGACGAACACCACCGCGAACGCGTCGTTCATCCGGACGGGAGTGAAGCGGTCCAGCAGCACCGCGACCACCAGCGCGACGGCAGCCACGGCGAGATACGTCGTCACCCGCCCGGTCAGGGTGAGTTCGCCGATGGTCTGGCCCGCGACGAACACGCGGGTCGCGACCGGAAGCGCGGCCAGCGCGAGCAGTTCCCACGGCAGCATCGCCAACCGGTCGCGGTGCATCGCGGCTGGGAGGGCGGCGAGCACCACGACCGCGAGCACGAACCCCGCCCAGACGACGTCCCCCGTCAGCAGTTCGACGCCCGCGGTGCCGAGGAGGAACAGCAGGATCGCCCACGCGATCAGTGCGTTTCCCCGCTCGCCCTCGACGAGGCCGAGCCCTGAGCTACTCATGCCGAAAACAGTTCGCGGGAACGGGCAAAACGTTTCGGACCGATCAGAACCGTCGTCGGTCCGCGGCGACGCGGGTCGAGAGGTCGAACGACGGACCGCTGTCGGCTGCCCAGGACGCCGCGCAGGTGCCGTTGACCGATTGCGTACGGTCGGTGTCGCCGCGCCACTGGACTGCAACGGCGTTCTCGTCGAAACTGGTCCGCTCCGGCGCGACTCGAACGGTGCCGGAGTGGATCGGGAACGACGTCGACGGCCCGCCGATGCCCATCGCGGAGGGGCCGATGCTGGCGGGGCCTTCGGTCAGATCACTCCCGGGGGTGTACGGCCCCATCTCGGCGCCGTCGCCATCGAGGGTGACGCCGACTTCGAGCCGTCGGAGCGCGCTGGTTCGTGTGAGAGCCCCGCCGCCTTCACCACCGGTGAGGCGCCCGGCGGCCCAGAGCCAGAGCTGATAGCGTTCCTCCCCGCTTCCGTCGCCCTCGGGGGCCGTATAGGCGGCGACGGCGGCGTCGACGACGGCACGGAGATCACCTGTTTCGTCTGGTTGGGGCCGTGGCTCGCCGTCCGAACCCAACCCGACGGTGCCGGTCCACGCGCCGTCGAACCGGAGGTCGTGGTCGGGTTCGGTCCCGGCGATGCCCCAGACACCGCTGTCGCCGTAGCGGTCGCGCTGCCGTTCGACGAAGGCGTCGAACTCGTCGGCCGAGAGGGCCGTCTCAGCAGTCGCCGCCGTGCCGGCGGCCGCCGAGGGGGGCGGCGAGACGTCGTCACGAAGGTTGCCGAGACAGCCGGCGGTCGACGCGAGGCCGACCGCACCGGCGGCGCCGACGGTTCGCCGGAGGAACTCTCGTCGTGAACTCGATTCGTCGAGGGAGCTATCGGGGGTGGAGGGACCGAAACGGCGGGGCATACGCCGACCGTGTTACGACGGCACACCGATAGGCCTACCGGTCACCCCCGACTTACAAGCCCGACCCCTTCGTCGGCCCGGAGGATGCGACTCGAGCGCCGCACGCTCGCCCGTCTACTGGCCGCCGTCTTCGTCCTCAATCTCGTGGTGATGGGTGCCGGCGCGTGGTACTCCGCGCAGAACGCGCCCCCGATACCCGAGACTGTCGAGGGGCCGGAGGGGGAGACGGTCGCCACCGCCGAGTCGGTCCGGGAAGGAAAGCGGGTGTTCCAGCGGAACGGGCTGATGAACCACGGGACTGTGCTGGGCAACGGCGCCTACTTCGGCAACGACCTCACTGCCGACGCGCTCGACTTGAAGACGACCTACGTGAGACAGTTCTACGCGGTGCAGCGCTACGGCGAAGCTTACGACGACCTCGCGGCGCTCGAACGCGCGGCCGTCGACGAGCGGGCGCGCGAGGACCTCCGGAGCCGCCCCGACGACCCGGGCGAGGGGTCGCTCGCCTACTCCGCCGCGGAGGTCTACGCCCACGAACAGGTGCGCGAGGACTACGTCGCCCGCTACCACGAGGGCAACGCGTCGCTGGGGCTCCCCGCGGGCACCGTCGGCTCGGCCGACGCCGCACGGCGGCTGGCCGACTTCGCGCTCTGGACGGCGTGGTTCAGCCACACGCCGCGGCCCGGCGCCGAGCACAGCTACACGAACAACTGGCCGCCGGCGCCCGGCGCGGGCAACACCGCGCCCGTCTCGGCGCTGCTGTGGAGCGTGGCGTCGATGGTGCTGCTCGTCGGCGGCGCGGGCGTCGGTGTCTGGCTCTACAGCGCCGTCTCGCTCTCCGAACCCGACGCCGACATCGACGTGCCCCACCCGAGTGAGGTCGACGTGCTCCCTTCCCAGCGGACCGCCGCACTGTACGTTCCCGTCGCCGCAGGGCTGTTCCTGGTCCAGACCTTGTTGGGCGCGCTGTTGGCCCACTACTACGTCGAGCGCGACGCGTTCTTCGGGGTCTTCGAGGCCCTCGGCGTCGACGTGCTGGAGTGGGCGCCGTTCCTGCTCGCCCGGACCTACCACGTCGACCTCGCGATCCTCTGGGTGGCGACGCTCTGGATCGCCGCGGGGCTCTTCCTCCCGCCGCTGTTGACCGCCCACGAGCCGGCCGGGCAGGCTCGCGGGACCGCCGCGCTGCTGGGCGCGCTCGTCGTCGTGGTCGTCGGCGGCTTCGCCGGCGTCTTCCTCGGCACGCGTGGCTTCTTCGACCCGAACGGGGAACTCTGGTGGCTGCTCGGCACGGAGGGGTTGGAGTATCTGGAGGTGGGCCGCGTCTGGAAGTTCGGGCTGCTGGCCGGGTTCGTCGGCTGGGCCGTGCTCCTCTATCGCGGGCTGCGGCCGATGCTGGCCGAGGAGGAGCGCTACGGGCTGGGTCACCTGATCCTGCTGGCCGGCGGGTCGATCGCGCTGCTGTTCGTCGCCGGCCTGCTCTACACCCCGGAGACGAACATGGTGGTGACGGAGTTCTGGCGCTGGTGGGTCGTCCACATGTGGGTCGAGGGCGCCTTCGAGTTCTTCATCGTCGCCGTCGTCGGCCTCACGCTCGTCGGGATGAACCTCCTCGAACCCGAGTCGGCGGCGAAAGCCGTGTTGCTCGAAGCCCTGCTCGTGATGGGCGCGGGGATCATCGGCGTCTCACACCACTACTGGTGGATCGGCCTCCCGGACATCTGGGTGCCGGTGGGGTCGGTGTTCTCGACGCTCGAACTGCTCCCGCTGGTGATCGTGCTGTTCGAGGCCATCTCGGAGTACCGCGCGCTGGTGGCCCGTGGCGAGGCGTTCCCCTACCGCCTGC contains:
- the crcB gene encoding fluoride efflux transporter CrcB; the encoded protein is MIPESPALLVGLGGALGATLRYAVGEALADRDTPFPVPTLAVNTLGTFTLGVLTFAGAGEDALLLFGTGLCGAFTTFSSFSVETVRLWDAGTRGLALAYALGTLALAGVALAAAWSLAGVV
- a CDS encoding nitric-oxide reductase large subunit, whose product is MRLERRTLARLLAAVFVLNLVVMGAGAWYSAQNAPPIPETVEGPEGETVATAESVREGKRVFQRNGLMNHGTVLGNGAYFGNDLTADALDLKTTYVRQFYAVQRYGEAYDDLAALERAAVDERAREDLRSRPDDPGEGSLAYSAAEVYAHEQVREDYVARYHEGNASLGLPAGTVGSADAARRLADFALWTAWFSHTPRPGAEHSYTNNWPPAPGAGNTAPVSALLWSVASMVLLVGGAGVGVWLYSAVSLSEPDADIDVPHPSEVDVLPSQRTAALYVPVAAGLFLVQTLLGALLAHYYVERDAFFGVFEALGVDVLEWAPFLLARTYHVDLAILWVATLWIAAGLFLPPLLTAHEPAGQARGTAALLGALVVVVVGGFAGVFLGTRGFFDPNGELWWLLGTEGLEYLEVGRVWKFGLLAGFVGWAVLLYRGLRPMLAEEERYGLGHLILLAGGSIALLFVAGLLYTPETNMVVTEFWRWWVVHMWVEGAFEFFIVAVVGLTLVGMNLLEPESAAKAVLLEALLVMGAGIIGVSHHYWWIGLPDIWVPVGSVFSTLELLPLVIVLFEAISEYRALVARGEAFPYRLPFAFIVASGVWNFVGAGVLGFFINLPLINYYEHGTYLTVAHGHAAMFGAFGMLALGIGIYVLRVTTEGWSERRLWWSFWLWNVGLAVMVGASLLPIGFLQLEAAFTAGYDAARGLAFYERPLVQTFFWLRFPGDTLLIAGTAVFSVDAVAKVRRRRPATPPEEAGPGALARPGPTEATGAAEGDSGASDGEGNR
- a CDS encoding 50S ribosomal protein L11 yields the protein MAGTIEVLVAGGEADPGPPLGPELGPTPVDVQAVVQEINEETDAFDGMEVPVTIEYEDDGSFSISVGVPPTAELIKDEAGFDTGSGEPQENFVADLTIEQLKKIAEQKSSDLLAYDTKNAAKEVAGTCVTLGVTIEGEDARTFKARIDGGDYDDTFAEA
- a CDS encoding fluoride efflux transporter FluC; this translates as MPPRAKTLALVAGGGAAGALSRWGVAVVLPALAGTLAANVLGAFTLGAVVAVDANDRLPAATRLAVATGFLSSFTTYSTFAVESATAGTPALLVGNVLATYALGFAAAALGLGVGRRLRGSSPDSGGEAA
- a CDS encoding zinc-dependent metalloprotease, encoding MDLFRSVGAVAGASGDGVVDWAAVSEAAKSATEPGSLDLSPADREGYAADVRDARDRIREVGGVEFDVPETIALQNRHHWIDANVDTFQRLIAPMAEEVGQPLLPGASRVINTGSMSFSLAFLARNVLGQYDPLLLAEADGGPDHELYFVHPNIERTAKELNVEFPRFRRWIAFHEVTHAAEFGAADWLPEYLESRMRNTITELSAGGLNREAFSELDAAMTAVEGYAELLMDRAFDEEYDDLRRKIDARRGGNGPVDRLVRRLLGLGLKRRQYERGAEFFNAVADTAGLETAAKVWDEPGNLPSDDELDDPSRWLARIE
- a CDS encoding M20/M25/M40 family metallo-hydrolase, producing the protein MDESQRAFLDELLTTPSPSGFETRGQRVWVDYVSEFADRVETDAYGNAIAVHEGDPTVDTEFAVGGHADEIGFIVRDIVDDGFLRIARVGGSDRTVSKGQHVTVHSDDGPVQGVIGQTAIHLRNGDDEYEDIAEQFVDVGAEDEEDAEDLVSIGDPVTFSSGIQELANSRIAARGMDNRVGTWVAAEALRRAAAAGADATVYAVSTVQEEVGLKGAQMVGFDVNPDAYIAVDVTHATDNPDVAGSNRGPVELSEGPVVGRGSANHPNLVELAREAGDADGVDYQLQAAGSRTGTDADGVFTQRGGVPSLNIGIPNRYMHTPVEVVDTEDLDAVADLCAGIAERAAENAPFAVDI
- a CDS encoding lysylphosphatidylglycerol synthase domain-containing protein, yielding MRNRARLLAGGVLGIGGVLAYLWFVGVGDVASTLRGLAPAIVVAVAVLVVVEGVVDGIGVWASVRPLGEGLTGRESVQFALAGDFFDIVSPAGAASSEPIMAQFVGTATETSYSEALGVRSVAKYVKAGGQVLLSASLGLLVLRGQASSSTVLTTLGAAVVVILVLGVAVGLSGGLLSRLLVAVLEPVVRAVSAVVPGVDPDDGFVREAVGRFGVRVAEFRDAPALVGLIALGGIIEQAVVATALWVLLSDLGVAVALAPIVVVVPLPQAATVVPVPASLGTYDVLLGGALALTTGAPAAVAAAAVVVFRGLTLLFGLATGGFCAALLRGWDVRPGAD